One window from the genome of Pseudomonas frederiksbergensis encodes:
- the flhB gene encoding flagellar biosynthesis protein FlhB, giving the protein MAESESGQDKTEDPTEKRKKESRDKGEIARSKELNTLAIMLAGAGGLLIYGGGLALDLLEIMRLNFSLPREVLLSPGAMAQYLLHSGKIAIISMQPILIFLLLAAFLGPISLGGWLFSGKTMAPKFSRMNPAAGLKRMFSTTAVMELLKALGKFLLVLFVALTVLQADIDDLLRIAHEPLEQAIVHSVQLVGWSTLWMACGLILIAAIDVPIQLYQSKQKLMMTKQEVRDEYKDSEGKPEVKQRIRQLQREVSQRRMMAAIPDADVVITNPTHYAVALKYDPDKGNAPVLLAKGSDFLALKIREIAVANEVMLLESPALARSIYYSTELDQEIPGGLYLAVAQVLAYVYQIRQHRAGKGKRPEPLKDLPIPPDLRRDS; this is encoded by the coding sequence ATGGCCGAGAGCGAGAGTGGTCAGGACAAGACAGAAGATCCCACGGAGAAACGCAAGAAGGAATCCCGGGACAAGGGGGAAATTGCGCGCTCCAAGGAGCTCAATACCCTTGCAATCATGCTGGCGGGCGCTGGCGGGCTGCTGATCTATGGCGGCGGGCTGGCGTTGGATCTGCTGGAAATCATGCGCCTGAATTTTTCGCTGCCGCGCGAAGTGCTGCTGAGTCCTGGCGCCATGGCTCAGTACCTGCTGCATTCCGGCAAGATCGCAATTATTTCAATGCAGCCGATACTGATATTTTTGCTGCTGGCTGCTTTCCTCGGGCCAATTTCCTTGGGGGGATGGTTGTTCTCCGGCAAGACCATGGCTCCGAAATTCAGTCGAATGAATCCTGCGGCTGGCCTCAAGCGGATGTTCTCCACCACTGCGGTGATGGAGCTGCTGAAGGCGCTGGGGAAGTTCCTGCTGGTGCTGTTCGTCGCGCTGACGGTGCTGCAAGCCGATATCGACGATCTGCTGCGCATCGCCCACGAGCCGCTTGAGCAAGCCATTGTCCACAGCGTGCAGCTGGTGGGCTGGAGCACCTTGTGGATGGCGTGCGGGCTGATTCTCATCGCCGCCATCGACGTGCCGATCCAGCTCTATCAGAGCAAACAGAAGCTGATGATGACCAAACAGGAAGTGCGCGATGAGTACAAGGACTCGGAGGGCAAGCCGGAGGTCAAGCAGCGGATCCGCCAGTTGCAGCGCGAGGTCTCCCAGCGGCGGATGATGGCGGCGATTCCCGACGCCGACGTGGTCATCACCAACCCGACGCACTATGCCGTCGCGCTCAAGTACGATCCCGACAAAGGCAACGCACCGGTCCTGCTGGCCAAGGGCAGCGATTTCCTGGCGCTGAAGATTCGCGAGATCGCCGTCGCCAACGAAGTGATGCTGCTCGAATCCCCGGCCTTGGCGCGGTCGATCTACTACTCCACCGAACTGGACCAGGAAATCCCGGGTGGCCTGTACCTGGCCGTGGCCCAGGTGCTGGCCTACGTCTACCAGATCCGCCAGCATCGCGCGGGCAAGGGCAAGCGTCCGGAGCCGCTCAAGGATCTGCCGATCCCGCCGGATCTGCGCCGCGATTCCTGA
- a CDS encoding chemotaxis response regulator protein-glutamate methylesterase, with amino-acid sequence MVVKVLVVDDSGFFRRRVSEILSADTSIQVVGTATNGKEAIDQALALKPDVITMDYEMPMMDGITAVRHIMQRCPTPVLMFSSLTHEGARVTLDALDAGAVDFLPKNFEDISRNPDKVRQLLCEKVHSISRSNRRVSAYSAPAPASTAVPTPPPVPSASSSFNPAPARSAPAPARPAPASPSSPAPKRKAYKLVAIGTSTGGPVALQRVLTQLPANFPAPIVLIQHMPAAFTKAFAERLDKLCRISVKEAEDGDILRPGLALLAPGGKQMMIDGRGAVKILPGDERLNYKPCVDITFGSAAKSYGDKVLAVVLTGMGADGREGARLLKQGGSAIWAQDEASCVIYGMPMAIVKADLADAVYSLDDMGKHLVEACL; translated from the coding sequence ATGGTAGTTAAAGTCCTGGTGGTGGACGATTCGGGGTTTTTCCGCCGCCGCGTCTCGGAAATTCTTTCGGCGGACACGAGCATCCAGGTCGTCGGTACGGCGACCAACGGCAAAGAGGCGATCGATCAAGCCCTGGCGCTCAAGCCGGACGTGATCACCATGGACTACGAGATGCCGATGATGGACGGCATCACGGCCGTGCGGCACATCATGCAGCGCTGCCCGACCCCGGTATTGATGTTTTCTTCACTGACCCACGAAGGCGCCCGAGTGACCCTCGATGCGCTGGACGCCGGGGCGGTGGACTTCCTGCCGAAAAACTTCGAAGACATCTCGCGCAACCCGGACAAGGTCCGCCAGTTGCTGTGCGAGAAGGTCCACAGCATTTCCCGCAGCAACCGCCGCGTCAGTGCCTACAGCGCACCGGCGCCAGCGTCGACGGCTGTGCCAACGCCACCGCCTGTGCCTTCCGCGTCGAGCAGTTTCAATCCGGCGCCTGCTCGCAGTGCTCCGGCGCCCGCTCGTCCGGCGCCCGCCAGCCCGTCGTCGCCAGCGCCCAAGCGCAAGGCCTACAAACTGGTCGCCATCGGCACTTCCACGGGCGGTCCTGTGGCACTGCAGCGGGTCCTGACCCAGCTGCCAGCGAATTTCCCGGCGCCGATCGTATTGATCCAGCACATGCCCGCCGCATTCACCAAGGCATTCGCCGAGCGCCTGGACAAACTTTGCCGCATCAGCGTCAAGGAAGCCGAGGATGGCGACATCCTGAGGCCAGGCCTGGCGCTGTTGGCGCCGGGTGGCAAGCAGATGATGATCGATGGTCGTGGCGCGGTGAAAATCCTGCCGGGCGACGAGCGCTTGAACTACAAACCTTGCGTGGACATCACCTTCGGTTCCGCGGCGAAATCCTACGGCGACAAAGTTCTGGCGGTGGTGCTCACCGGCATGGGCGCCGATGGTCGCGAAGGCGCGCGCCTGCTCAAACAGGGCGGCAGCGCGATCTGGGCCCAGGACGAGGCCAGTTGCGTGATCTATGGCATGCCCATGGCGATCGTCAAGGCCGACCTGGCCGACGCGGTCTACAGCCTGGACGACATGGGTAAACATCTGGTCGAGGCGTGCCTGTAA
- a CDS encoding chemotaxis protein CheA, with protein sequence MSFGADEEILQDFLVEAGEILEQLSEQLVELESRPDDADLLNAIFRGFHTVKGGAGFLQLNELVECCHIAENVFDILRKGERRVDSELMDVVLEALDAVNSMFSEVRERSPITPATPELLAALSRLAEPQSADEAAPVAEPVVEEPVAEESGDITDHEFESLLDSLSAVKAEAEAPAAPAAPAANAAASDEITDDEFESLLDQLHGKGQFAPDAVAAPAAPAAPKAAGDDSDITDDEFEALLDQLHGKGNFAVDALDSAIASAPTPAKPAAAAAGSDLISDHEFESLLDELHGKGKFSEVGTAAAAPAAAATAAPAAKAAPKPAAKAAEPKAETPKPATAAAPAPARAPAAAPAEKPVSEAETTVRVDTARLDEIMNMVGELVLVRNRLVRLGLNSQDEAMSKAVSNLDVVTADLQTAVMKTRMQPIKKVFGRFPRLVRDLARQLKKEINLELVGEETDLDKNLVEALADPLVHLVRNAVDHGIESPEEREASGKVRSGKVILAAEQEGDHILLSISDDGKGMDPNVLRAIAVKRGVMDKDAADRLSDTECYNLIFAPGFSTKTEISDVSGRGVGMDVVKTKISQLNGSINIYSTKGQGSKIVIKVPLTLAIMPTLMVMLGNQAFAFPLVNVNEIFHLDLSRTNVVDGQEVVIVRDKALPLFYLKRWLVSSAAHVEQGEGHVVILSVGTQRIGFVVDQLVGQEEVVIKPLGKMLQGTPGMSGATITGDGRIALILDVPSMLKRYAARRI encoded by the coding sequence ATGAGCTTCGGCGCCGATGAAGAGATCCTTCAGGATTTCCTGGTTGAGGCCGGCGAGATTCTAGAGCAACTGTCCGAACAGCTGGTCGAGCTGGAAAGCCGACCTGATGATGCGGATCTGCTCAATGCAATTTTTCGCGGTTTCCACACTGTAAAAGGAGGCGCCGGCTTCCTCCAGCTCAACGAGCTGGTGGAGTGCTGCCACATTGCCGAGAACGTGTTCGACATCCTGCGCAAGGGTGAGCGTCGCGTCGACTCGGAACTGATGGACGTGGTGCTCGAAGCCCTGGATGCGGTCAACAGCATGTTCAGCGAAGTGCGCGAGCGCTCGCCGATCACCCCAGCCACCCCCGAGCTGCTCGCCGCGCTGTCGCGCCTGGCCGAGCCGCAGTCGGCTGATGAAGCCGCGCCGGTTGCCGAGCCTGTGGTTGAAGAGCCGGTTGCCGAAGAATCGGGTGACATTACCGATCACGAATTCGAATCGCTGCTGGACTCGCTGAGCGCCGTCAAGGCCGAAGCCGAAGCGCCGGCCGCGCCTGCTGCGCCAGCCGCCAATGCCGCCGCCAGCGATGAAATTACCGACGACGAGTTCGAGTCGCTGCTCGACCAACTGCACGGCAAGGGCCAGTTCGCCCCCGATGCGGTCGCGGCCCCGGCTGCCCCGGCTGCGCCAAAGGCAGCGGGTGATGACTCCGACATTACCGATGACGAATTCGAAGCCTTGCTCGACCAGTTGCACGGCAAGGGCAATTTTGCCGTCGATGCGCTGGACTCGGCCATCGCTTCGGCGCCGACGCCGGCCAAGCCAGCGGCCGCGGCAGCCGGTAGCGATCTGATCAGCGACCACGAATTCGAATCGCTGCTCGACGAGCTGCACGGCAAGGGCAAGTTCAGCGAAGTGGGTACGGCTGCCGCTGCGCCTGCTGCTGCCGCCACGGCTGCGCCCGCCGCCAAGGCCGCGCCGAAGCCGGCTGCCAAGGCAGCGGAACCGAAAGCCGAAACACCCAAGCCTGCCACCGCAGCGGCGCCTGCCCCGGCTCGCGCTCCTGCCGCCGCGCCCGCCGAAAAACCGGTCAGCGAAGCCGAGACCACCGTTCGGGTCGACACCGCACGCCTGGACGAGATCATGAACATGGTCGGCGAACTGGTGCTGGTGCGAAACCGCCTGGTGCGCCTGGGCCTCAACAGCCAGGACGAAGCCATGTCCAAGGCCGTGTCGAACCTCGACGTGGTCACGGCCGATTTGCAGACTGCGGTCATGAAGACCCGGATGCAGCCGATCAAGAAAGTCTTTGGGCGCTTCCCGCGCCTGGTTCGTGACCTGGCTCGCCAGCTCAAGAAAGAAATCAACCTGGAACTGGTGGGTGAAGAGACCGACCTGGACAAGAACCTTGTCGAGGCCCTGGCCGACCCGCTGGTCCACTTGGTGCGCAACGCGGTCGACCACGGCATCGAGTCGCCGGAAGAGCGCGAAGCCTCGGGCAAGGTCCGCAGCGGCAAGGTGATCCTGGCCGCCGAGCAGGAAGGCGACCACATCCTGCTGTCGATCTCCGACGACGGCAAGGGCATGGACCCGAACGTCCTGCGTGCCATCGCCGTGAAGCGTGGCGTGATGGACAAGGATGCGGCCGATCGCCTGAGCGACACCGAGTGCTACAACCTGATCTTCGCTCCAGGCTTCTCGACCAAGACCGAGATCTCCGACGTGTCGGGTCGTGGCGTGGGCATGGACGTGGTGAAGACCAAGATTTCCCAGCTCAACGGTTCGATCAACATTTACTCGACCAAGGGGCAGGGCTCGAAGATCGTCATCAAGGTCCCATTGACCCTGGCGATCATGCCGACCCTGATGGTGATGCTGGGCAACCAGGCCTTCGCTTTCCCTCTGGTCAACGTCAACGAGATTTTCCACCTCGACCTGTCGCGTACCAACGTCGTCGACGGCCAGGAAGTGGTCATCGTGCGGGACAAGGCGCTGCCGCTGTTCTACCTCAAGCGCTGGCTGGTCAGCTCCGCCGCCCATGTGGAGCAGGGCGAAGGCCATGTGGTGATCCTATCGGTAGGCACCCAGCGGATCGGCTTTGTCGTCGACCAGTTGGTGGGCCAGGAAGAAGTGGTCATCAAGCCGTTGGGCAAGATGCTCCAAGGCACCCCGGGCATGTCCGGCGCCACCATCACCGGCGACGGCCGCATCGCGTTGATCCTCGATGTACCGAGCATGCTCAAGCGCTACGCCGCCCGGCGTATTTGA
- a CDS encoding protein phosphatase CheZ, whose amino-acid sequence MDNESSMGDFESTLKKHARELVDSLEKGRFGDAVQMIHELNQTRDRGLYQEVGKLTRELHSAIVNFQIDPNMPQAEEVSQITDATERLGYVVKLTEAAANRTMDLVESATPLVNGLSEEAQALSTDWGRFMRREVGAEEFRELARRVDGFLARSSTENRAVAGNLNDILLAQDYQDLTGQVIKRVTQLVTEVESNLLKLVLMASQVDRFAGIEHDRAAILAEKDPQKHLSQGEGPQIHADKREDVVSGQDDVDDLLSSLGF is encoded by the coding sequence ATGGACAACGAATCTTCAATGGGCGATTTCGAATCGACCCTGAAAAAACATGCCCGCGAACTGGTCGACAGCCTTGAAAAGGGCCGCTTCGGCGATGCGGTTCAAATGATTCATGAGCTCAACCAGACCCGTGATCGTGGTCTGTACCAGGAAGTCGGCAAGCTCACCCGTGAACTGCACAGCGCGATCGTCAATTTCCAGATCGATCCGAACATGCCGCAGGCCGAGGAAGTCTCGCAGATCACCGATGCGACCGAGCGCCTGGGTTATGTGGTCAAGCTGACCGAAGCCGCGGCCAACCGCACCATGGACCTGGTGGAAAGCGCAACGCCCCTGGTCAACGGCCTGAGCGAGGAAGCCCAGGCGTTGAGCACCGATTGGGGACGGTTCATGCGTCGCGAAGTCGGCGCCGAGGAATTTCGCGAACTGGCCCGTCGGGTCGACGGATTCCTGGCGCGCAGCAGCACCGAGAACCGCGCCGTGGCCGGCAACCTCAACGACATTTTGCTAGCCCAGGACTATCAAGACCTGACCGGCCAAGTGATCAAGCGTGTGACCCAGTTGGTCACCGAAGTTGAAAGCAATTTGCTCAAGCTGGTGTTGATGGCAAGCCAAGTGGATCGCTTTGCCGGCATCGAACACGACCGCGCGGCGATACTTGCTGAAAAAGATCCACAAAAACATCTCTCTCAGGGTGAAGGTCCGCAGATTCATGCCGATAAAAGAGAAGACGTTGTGTCCGGTCAGGACGATGTGGACGATTTGTTGTCCAGCCTTGGATTTTGA
- the fliA gene encoding RNA polymerase sigma factor FliA produces the protein MTASGYNHLYKKSARDAQYELIERYAPLVKRIAYHLLARLPASVQVEDLIQAGMIGLLEVSNKYDASKGASFETYAGIRIRGAMLDEVRKGDWAPRSVHRNTRMVSDAIRAIEAKTGRDAKDHEVAAELQLSLDDYYGILNDTLGSRLFSFDDLLQDGEHEGLHEDGASAHMEPSRDLEDERFQSALADAIANLPERERLVLALYYDEELNLKEIGEVLGVSESRVSQLHSQCAARLRGRLGEWRAR, from the coding sequence ATGACAGCCAGCGGTTACAACCATCTCTACAAAAAATCGGCACGGGACGCCCAGTACGAATTGATCGAGCGTTACGCGCCCCTGGTCAAGCGCATCGCCTATCACTTGCTGGCGCGCTTGCCGGCCAGTGTGCAGGTCGAAGACTTGATCCAGGCGGGCATGATCGGCCTGCTCGAAGTGTCGAACAAATACGACGCGAGCAAGGGCGCCAGTTTCGAGACGTATGCCGGTATCCGCATCCGCGGGGCGATGCTCGATGAAGTCCGCAAGGGCGACTGGGCGCCGCGTTCGGTGCATCGCAACACGCGCATGGTCAGTGATGCGATTCGCGCGATTGAAGCGAAAACCGGACGAGACGCTAAAGATCACGAGGTTGCGGCCGAACTCCAGTTGAGTCTCGATGATTATTACGGGATTTTGAACGATACCTTGGGCAGTCGCCTGTTCAGTTTCGACGACCTGTTGCAGGACGGCGAACACGAAGGGCTGCACGAGGATGGCGCGAGTGCTCACATGGAGCCGTCGCGTGACCTGGAAGATGAACGCTTCCAGAGCGCGCTGGCGGATGCGATTGCCAATTTGCCGGAGCGTGAGCGACTGGTCTTGGCGCTGTACTACGACGAAGAGCTGAACCTCAAGGAAATCGGTGAGGTCCTGGGGGTCAGCGAATCGCGGGTCAGCCAGTTACACAGCCAGTGCGCGGCCCGCTTGCGGGGGCGTTTGGGGGAGTGGCGAGCGCGCTGA
- the flhA gene encoding flagellar biosynthesis protein FlhA: MDRSQLLSTARSNVADLSRGNVGVPLLLLVMLAMMMLPVPPFLLDVFFTFNLALSIVVLLVCVYALRPLDFAVFPTILLVATLLRLALNVASTRVVMIHGHEGHAAAGKVIQAFGEVVIGGNYVVGIVVFAILMIINFVVVTKGAGRISEVSARFTLDAMPGKQMAIDADLNAGLIDQGQAKLRRLEVAQEAEFYGSMDGASKFVRGDAIAGLLILFINLIGGMAVGIFQHGMTFGDAGKVYALLTIGDGLVAQLPSLLLSTAAAIMVTRASGSEDMGKQINRQMFASPKALAVAAGLMAVMGLVPGMPHFSFLSMAALAAGAAYLFWKKQNVQKVQALEEVKRQQELLPSPARAMETKELGWDDVTPIDMIGLEVGYRLIPLVDRNQGGQLLARIKGVRKKLSQDLGFLMPTVHIRDNLDLAPSAYRLTLMGVILAEAEIYPDRELAINPGQVYGSLNGITAKDPAFGLEAVWIEISQRAQAQSLGYTVVDASTVVATHLNQILYKHSSELIGHEEVQQLLQVLAKGSPKLAEELVPGVVSLSQLLKVLQALLAEQVPVRDIRSIAEAIANNASKSQDTAALVAAVRVGVSRAIVQSIVGTESELPVITLEPRLEQILLNSLQKAGQGSEEGVLLEPSMAEKLQRSLIDAAQRQEMQGQPVILLVAGPIRAMLSRFGRLAVPGLHVLAYQEIPDNKQVTIVATVGPNG; the protein is encoded by the coding sequence GTGGATCGCTCTCAGTTACTCAGCACCGCGCGCAGCAACGTAGCAGACCTCAGCCGGGGTAACGTGGGCGTGCCGCTGTTGCTGCTGGTCATGCTCGCCATGATGATGCTGCCGGTGCCGCCGTTCCTGCTGGACGTGTTCTTCACGTTCAACCTCGCCCTGTCGATCGTGGTGCTGCTGGTGTGCGTATATGCCTTGCGCCCACTGGATTTCGCCGTCTTCCCAACCATATTGCTGGTGGCGACGCTGTTGCGCCTGGCGCTGAACGTGGCATCCACCCGGGTGGTGATGATTCATGGCCACGAGGGCCACGCCGCCGCCGGTAAGGTGATCCAGGCCTTCGGTGAGGTGGTGATCGGCGGCAACTACGTGGTCGGTATCGTGGTCTTCGCGATTTTGATGATCATCAACTTCGTCGTGGTGACCAAGGGCGCCGGACGTATTTCCGAGGTGAGCGCGCGTTTCACTCTCGATGCGATGCCCGGTAAGCAGATGGCGATCGACGCCGACCTCAACGCTGGCCTGATCGACCAGGGCCAAGCCAAGCTGCGCCGTCTGGAAGTCGCCCAGGAAGCCGAGTTCTACGGGTCCATGGACGGTGCCAGTAAATTTGTCCGCGGCGACGCCATCGCCGGCCTGCTGATTCTCTTCATCAACCTGATTGGCGGCATGGCAGTCGGTATCTTCCAGCACGGCATGACCTTCGGCGACGCCGGCAAGGTCTACGCCTTGCTGACCATTGGTGACGGTTTGGTGGCGCAATTGCCATCACTGTTGTTATCCACAGCTGCGGCGATCATGGTCACCCGAGCTTCGGGCTCCGAAGACATGGGCAAGCAGATCAACCGTCAGATGTTCGCCTCGCCCAAGGCCCTTGCCGTGGCGGCTGGCCTGATGGCAGTGATGGGCCTGGTGCCGGGGATGCCGCACTTTTCTTTCCTGAGCATGGCGGCCTTGGCTGCAGGTGCCGCCTACCTGTTCTGGAAAAAGCAGAATGTGCAGAAGGTCCAGGCGCTGGAAGAGGTCAAGCGTCAACAGGAACTGCTGCCGTCGCCGGCCCGCGCCATGGAAACCAAGGAGCTGGGCTGGGATGACGTAACCCCGATCGACATGATCGGCCTGGAAGTCGGCTATCGCCTGATTCCATTGGTCGACCGCAACCAGGGTGGTCAATTGCTGGCACGGATCAAGGGCGTGCGCAAGAAGCTGTCCCAGGACCTGGGCTTCCTGATGCCCACCGTTCATATCCGCGACAACCTCGACCTGGCGCCGAGCGCCTATCGCTTGACGCTCATGGGCGTGATCCTGGCCGAAGCCGAGATCTACCCGGACCGCGAGCTGGCGATCAATCCCGGGCAGGTCTACGGTTCGCTCAATGGTATTACCGCCAAGGATCCGGCTTTCGGCCTGGAAGCGGTGTGGATCGAAATCAGCCAGCGGGCCCAGGCCCAGTCCCTCGGTTATACCGTGGTGGACGCCAGCACGGTCGTGGCGACCCACTTGAACCAGATTCTGTACAAGCATTCCAGCGAGCTGATTGGTCACGAAGAAGTCCAGCAACTGCTGCAAGTACTGGCCAAGGGCTCGCCGAAGCTCGCCGAAGAGCTGGTGCCAGGCGTGGTTTCGCTGTCGCAATTGCTCAAGGTATTGCAGGCGCTGCTGGCCGAACAGGTGCCGGTGCGCGATATCCGCAGCATTGCCGAAGCGATCGCCAACAACGCTTCGAAGAGTCAAGATACCGCCGCTCTGGTGGCTGCGGTGCGGGTCGGCGTATCCCGCGCAATCGTCCAAAGCATTGTAGGCACTGAGTCTGAGCTGCCTGTGATCACTCTGGAACCAAGGTTGGAACAGATATTGCTCAATAGTCTGCAGAAGGCAGGACAAGGCTCGGAAGAGGGTGTTCTGCTGGAGCCAAGCATGGCCGAGAAGCTGCAGCGTTCGCTGATCGACGCAGCCCAGCGGCAAGAGATGCAAGGCCAACCGGTGATCCTGCTGGTGGCCGGTCCGATTCGCGCGATGCTCTCGCGATTCGGGCGCCTCGCGGTCCCGGGGCTGCATGTGCTGGCGTACCAGGAAATACCGGACAACAAGCAAGTGACCATCGTTGCGACAGTAGGGCCCAACGGCTGA
- the flhF gene encoding flagellar biosynthesis protein FlhF, producing MQVKRFFAADMRQAMKLVRDELGAEAAIIGNRRIAGGVELTAALDYKLSALAPRVPNMELEDELRKTQSRIASAQAELSLRASEGTGSAGTNRQLFAGQPLTAGLPLTAAEPLIEPTPAEPRRPAPAPAAPASGVDPRALDSMRFELNSLRELMEVQLGSLAWNQLQGSRPAQANLWRRLQRIGLSGPLARDLLALINDIDEPRQAWRMLLAHLARMIATPEVEPLEEGGVIAMVGPAGMGKTTTLAKLAARYVLKYGAQSIALVSMDSFRIGAQEQLKTLGRILNVSVTHVDPGQSLAQALEPLMRKRVVLIDTAGLQASDPALRMQLESLAGRGIKSKNYLVLATTSQKQVLTAAYHSYKRCGLAGCILTKLDETASLGEVLSLAIGHELPVAYLTDGPRIPDDLHLPRRHQLVSRAVSVQMQEEPSEEAMADMFADIYHSPTKQVG from the coding sequence ATGCAAGTGAAGCGTTTTTTCGCCGCCGATATGCGTCAGGCCATGAAACTGGTTCGTGACGAGCTGGGCGCTGAAGCAGCCATCATCGGCAACCGTCGTATCGCCGGCGGTGTCGAGCTGACGGCGGCCCTGGATTACAAATTGTCGGCGCTGGCCCCACGCGTTCCGAACATGGAACTCGAGGACGAGCTGCGCAAGACCCAGTCGCGCATCGCCAGCGCCCAGGCCGAACTGAGCCTGCGCGCCAGCGAAGGCACCGGCAGCGCGGGCACCAATCGTCAATTGTTCGCCGGCCAGCCCTTGACCGCAGGCCTGCCGCTGACCGCTGCCGAACCGCTGATCGAGCCGACGCCGGCCGAGCCGCGTCGTCCGGCACCCGCGCCAGCCGCCCCGGCCTCAGGCGTTGATCCGCGTGCCCTGGACTCGATGCGCTTCGAACTCAACAGCCTGCGCGAGTTGATGGAAGTCCAGCTCGGTTCGCTGGCCTGGAATCAACTGCAAGGCAGCCGTCCGGCCCAGGCCAACCTGTGGCGTCGCCTGCAACGCATTGGCCTGTCCGGCCCGTTGGCGCGCGACCTGCTGGCCCTGATCAACGACATCGACGAGCCTCGCCAGGCCTGGCGCATGTTGCTGGCCCACCTGGCGCGGATGATCGCAACGCCGGAAGTCGAGCCACTGGAGGAGGGCGGAGTGATTGCCATGGTCGGCCCGGCCGGCATGGGCAAGACCACGACCCTGGCCAAGCTCGCGGCCCGTTATGTACTCAAGTATGGCGCCCAGAGCATCGCCCTGGTGAGCATGGACAGTTTCCGCATCGGCGCCCAGGAGCAACTCAAGACCCTGGGCCGGATCCTCAATGTGTCGGTGACCCATGTGGATCCGGGTCAATCCCTGGCCCAGGCGCTGGAGCCGCTGATGCGCAAGCGTGTCGTGCTGATCGACACCGCCGGCCTGCAAGCCAGCGATCCGGCCCTGCGCATGCAGCTGGAAAGCCTGGCCGGGCGTGGCATCAAGTCAAAAAATTATCTCGTGTTGGCAACCACCAGCCAGAAACAGGTTCTAACCGCCGCATACCACAGCTACAAACGCTGCGGGCTGGCCGGCTGCATCCTGACTAAGCTGGACGAAACGGCAAGCCTGGGCGAGGTGTTGAGCCTGGCGATCGGTCATGAACTACCGGTGGCCTACCTGACCGACGGGCCGCGGATCCCGGATGATTTGCATCTGCCGCGCCGTCATCAATTGGTCAGTCGTGCCGTGAGTGTGCAAATGCAGGAAGAACCCAGCGAAGAAGCCATGGCTGATATGTTCGCTGACATCTACCACAGCCCGACCAAGCAGGTTGGCTGA
- the fleN gene encoding flagellar synthesis regulator FleN: MGSMHPVQVIAVTGGKGGVGKTNVSVNLSLALAELGRRVMLLDADLGLANVDVLLGLTPKRTLADVIEGRCELRDVLLQGPGGIRIVPAASGTQSMVHLTPAQHAGLIQAFSDIGDNLDVLVIDTAAGIGDSVVSFVRAAQEVLLVVCDEPTSITDAYALIKLLNRDYGMNRFRVLANMAQSPQEGRNLFAKLTKVTDRFLDVALQYVGAVPYDESVRKAVQKQRAVYEAFPRSKCALAFKAIAQKVDTWPLPANPRGHLEFFVERLVQQTAGPVL; the protein is encoded by the coding sequence ATGGGCAGCATGCATCCCGTACAGGTGATCGCGGTGACCGGCGGCAAAGGTGGCGTCGGCAAGACTAACGTGTCAGTGAACTTGTCCCTGGCTCTGGCAGAGCTTGGCCGACGGGTCATGCTGCTGGACGCCGACCTGGGCCTGGCGAACGTCGACGTGCTGCTGGGGCTCACGCCCAAGCGCACGCTGGCGGACGTGATCGAAGGGCGCTGTGAATTGCGCGACGTGCTGTTGCAAGGCCCCGGCGGGATTCGCATCGTGCCGGCCGCCTCCGGCACCCAGAGCATGGTGCACCTGACGCCTGCGCAGCACGCCGGCCTGATCCAGGCGTTCAGCGACATCGGTGACAACCTCGATGTACTGGTGATCGACACGGCTGCCGGTATCGGTGACTCGGTGGTCAGTTTCGTGCGCGCCGCCCAGGAAGTCTTGTTGGTGGTCTGCGACGAGCCGACGTCGATCACCGACGCCTACGCCCTGATCAAATTGCTTAACCGCGACTATGGCATGAACCGCTTCCGCGTCCTGGCCAACATGGCCCAGAGCCCACAGGAAGGACGCAACCTGTTCGCCAAGTTGACAAAGGTCACGGATCGCTTCCTGGACGTCGCCCTACAATACGTCGGCGCAGTGCCTTACGACGAAAGTGTACGCAAGGCAGTCCAGAAGCAACGTGCCGTTTATGAAGCTTTTCCACGTTCCAAATGCGCGCTGGCGTTCAAGGCGATCGCCCAGAAGGTCGATACCTGGCCCCTGCCGGCCAACCCACGCGGGCATCTGGAATTTTTCGTCGAGCGTCTCGTGCAACAAACAGCAGGGCCCGTGTTATGA
- a CDS encoding chemotaxis response regulator CheY codes for MKILIVDDFSTMRRIIKNLLRDLGFTNTVEADDGTTAIPVLNSGSIDFLVTDWNMPGMTGIDLLRHVRADEKLKHLPVLMVTAEAKREQIIEAAQAGVNGYVVKPFTAQALKEKIEKIFERIG; via the coding sequence ATGAAAATCCTCATCGTTGATGACTTCTCAACGATGCGGCGGATCATAAAAAACCTGTTGCGTGACCTCGGGTTCACCAACACGGTCGAGGCCGACGATGGCACTACCGCCATTCCGGTCCTCAATAGCGGGAGCATCGACTTTCTGGTGACCGACTGGAACATGCCTGGCATGACCGGTATCGACTTGCTGCGCCACGTGCGCGCCGATGAAAAACTCAAGCACCTGCCGGTGCTGATGGTGACTGCCGAAGCCAAGCGCGAGCAGATCATCGAAGCCGCCCAGGCCGGTGTGAACGGCTATGTGGTCAAACCCTTCACGGCCCAGGCGTTGAAAGAGAAGATCGAAAAAATCTTCGAACGCATCGGTTAA